The stretch of DNA AAGTTCCCAAATGACTCTTAAGTTCCATGTGGTAAAAAGGTGGATCTTGCCTCCTCATATACATGACTCTTATTTCAGATTCATAATACTTTTGAGAAATTTGGAAATACCTGCTCGGAATAGAGACGGAACTTTTCCATCCTGAGATCCTTCATGTCTACTGCAGCAGATGATTTAAGTTGATCATGTCGTGTACGTGTAACCAAGCAAGGACTAAGGCTTGTTGATTCTGAGTTGATAGCATCAAATGCCTTTCCACAGTGCGAACAAATATTAGTACCAAAGTGTTGCTTGACCAAGCAGTGTGTGCATTTCAAGTTCACTACCAAATTGATATCCGCTATTTGATCAAGTATCTCCTGAGAAACGGCAGACAGAAATAAGAGGCTTATGTGTCTCCAAGGAAAAAAGTGCACTGCATATGCATGCATAAAATTGACATTAacttatatcaaataatataacagACATCACTGGCAACTACGATAGTTTAACAGTACTCTGAAATTCCTAAACACACACAAGATAATCAGAAACTAAAAATTAACCAAAAAAGAACAATAACAACAAATGAACATTTGCAAGGAAACCTTTATACTGGTAGCAGCATGGGAGATGAAGTTGAAAACAAGAATGCTAACCTAAATACCTTATAGACTAAATAAGTCGGTCCTAATCTTTAATGGACCTCTTAGCACTAGGGCAAGACTATTGGTGGCTCTCGGCACCAAGACCACATATAAAGATGATCCAACCAGATGCAAACCAAATAAAGACATGAATCAAGATCCAAATCATAACGAGCCGAACTAACCCTCCTGCTTGAAACAAATCCTAGATCTACTCAGATTAAGGATACTTATATTTTTGTGCTTATTTTTTAACATAATTTTGGAAAACCTCTAGAGTTTTAATTAGAGTCAAACTAGTGTCTAAAAGTCTCGATATTGTATAGATTGGACTAATTATTTTTCTAGTTAGACTCTTTCAGGGAGTTACAGTCTTATAACAAGGGCATTTTGTAGATACCAGATTAATTTTGTATCATGCATAATAGTAAGTCTGTTATATCCGACTCCATATAGAAATAAGATCATCAAACTAGATAGAACTTATATTATCAAATTATCTCACTTGCTcccctctttcttctcttctttagcCTCACATGTtctgttctttcttctttttctctttctctatCAATCTCTTTCAAATATACTTCTTCAATTGAAGAAAGAAGATGCTTCGTAAGAGAAGTGAAATCCTATCACTCTGCTTTTTCTTTCAAAGCATCTGCTACATGAACAAGAAACAAAAATGGTGTATACTTTGGCCAATTTATTTATAGTAACCACCATAGAAGGACAAGATTTTAAACCAAGACCTAAAAAAGACAAGATTTAAGGCAACTTAAAACCCAAAAAGAAGAAGGAATTGCGTGACAGAAACAACTTAAATCTTACAGCCTGAATCCTGGATCGTGGGATTCCATCAAGAATGAATCCAGTTTCACCTCTCTGGTATCCTTCCTCGAGTCTTTTTGACAACAAGCCGAACACGATTTCCTGCGGCACCAGCCTCCCACCATTCATAGCATTCACAATCTTGAAAGAATTAAATAGAATTAATTAGCACCAAGACAACAAAAAAATCGAAACAATAAACTACATTCTAAATTTCGACCCAAAATTTCGCATCAAATTGCTCCCATGTTTACTGTTTTTTGTTCTATTATTACTGATATTGTCAGACTCTGTCATCGAAGGTATATTTCTGTCATTTCACGAAGCAGCGGACCGATATCGAAAGTGGAGACTTCACGCCGCCAGACCAAGTGCTCGTGACGCTAAGTTCCAGAAACCCTATGGCAGAACACTGGCAGCAATTGCCGCTAAATGACGAAACCACCCCTAAGAGGCTAGGGGACGCACAAATCTGCCGCCACGCGAGAATCATTTCCgaagcaagaaaaagaaaataaccgCCATAAATCACCAAGATTACACCACAGATCGAACAAAAGCTCCAAGAATTTCTAAGGTTGGCGCCAAAAATTAGAGAAAATGAATCAAGAATGAACAGCATAACTGACAAATCGAtccaagaagaggagaagaagatacTTTGGGGGCGAAATGGCGAGAATGATGGAAGAGAGAGATACTTGATTGTAGAGGCAGGAACTGGGGTTAAGCTCCTGGCGGACGAGGGAGCCCATCGAGATGTAGGGGACGTCGAGGAGCTTCGCCACGCGCGTGGCGTACACGTGCCTCTGGGCGGCGGGGCTCCCCATGAACACCCACTGCACCCCACCCGGCTCTCTCTCCCCACACGCCTCCGCCGCGGTCATCGCGTGCCGGAAACGCtccttgtcctcctcctcctcctcccattccGTCCAGTAATCCGCCAACGCGACTGCGCTGAAGGACCGGCGGTGCGGCGGCGCCGCTATCATCCGCCGCGCAAGGGATCGCGTGACGGCGGTGCCCAAGCGACAAATCACGGCCATGGCGGCTGAGGCAGACTTCGATTCCTTTTTCGTTCTCGCCAGCGACAGCGGAAGGGTTTTACGACCTCCGTCCGGAAGGACACAGCTTTCCGAAGGTGGAGAAAGGGTTCGGACTAAGGCATATAATTCGTCATCGACATTACAAAAAGCCCCTTTCCGATTAATATATAACAGGAAGCCCACTGTTGCATGGCAATATTCTACCGAGAATATTCTTCAGGAACGCCTCCAGCCATAACTGTGGTGTTTGTAGAACATTCCGGATGTATGTATGAAAAGGAGTCTGGTTACCAAAAATAACATACTTAATCAATTTTTGTGTTGCCTTTTTGTGattgttttatttatcataaatattttgacTATCATATTgcaaacaggaaaaaaaaaaatccaggctaTGCAATTCAAAATTGAGTTTTCTTGTAGGAGTTTGTGAATTAACTTAGAAGCTTGTGAAGAATCAACACAATTGACTGTGAATTTGGAGAGAGAGTAAATGGGAGAAAGATTATTGACACTGTCAGATCTCCTGACCATAATTTTCTTTGGAGTGGGTGTGGACCTTCTCGAGTACAATTAATTGCCTAATGGACTAGTGGTGGAAGAATTCTTTATTATAGAAACATATACAACCTTTTCGTTGCAAAGTCTAGTATTAAGGGTTTATAGAGGACAGCAGTTATGAATTTTGACACAGGTATATGGAGGCTTCTTATTGAAGAGGtagaaagaaaataataagagCTATAGAGAATATATCTGCAAACTTGTGAAACAATAAATGAAGGATTTTGAAGTTTAGGGGTATTCTTTAGCATAACATATATGCAAATCAATGATCTTGCAGGGGTATACACATTTCCTAAATAAAGGATCAACCACATTTAAACTGTTCATGAATATTTCTCCTcttttactttttctttccctTGTGGAACAGAGTGTTGACAACAGTTAGTGTTCAAGAGTGACCTTTGAAACAAAGCTCATTAGTAATTACAAGATacaaaattaaaaagaagataGACCGCAAGAATTAATTAGTTGGCCAAGAGCATGATTAGGATCGTTAAAGGCATGATACTTGTTCATCTGCTGTTTGAGTGGAAGTCTTACTCATGATAATTCTACTAGAAAATAAACATCCAAATCTGTTTTATCTTTCAGATGCTCTAAATAAAATTGGCATCACAGAGTCTGGGAGCACAGCAACTTCGATTGGGTAACAAAGAAAGGTGATAACTGCTGTTCTATTAAAAGATTCATGCGCCATCACTCCACAAACACCTGAATCCTATCTCCCATGGCATCATTGAAGTCGAGCAATATTTTACCACTTTCAGGGCCACCTTCGATGGACGCATCCTCCAACATTTGCATGATATTGACACCTCCCAAGCCTGTGAACAGAAATCTCATCATTAAAGTTTGGACTTTTTTAAAGGTTTATTCAATCCATAAGAAAAAAGTTGTTGagattctaacacctggtataacTCCTGCCATCCCTTCCAAGAACCCAGCCTGTCATGAAATGACAAATTATTTCATCAGAGACATTCCATGGACTGATCTGTAAGCTATAGTCCTCATTTCATCTTTATGTTGGAAAATACATCCCCCAAATGTCCATAAACATTAACCACAAAGATATAAATCAAACATATTAAGTGCTAATGGATATAGAAAATTTTGCCTGCATACTTTACTTGCAGTTCAAGCACTCTCACTTGTTGAAAAAGGATGGCTAGGAACCTATTATGCTTGCATGAGCCAAAAATGGTGTACATGCCAGGGTACATCAATTTTGTGAGAAACATCCACACAAGACAGCAGATCTCAAGGTATTTTTGGCCACAGGATGGCACAGTGTCATTTCGACACACATGCATCAGCTCGTGAACATCTATCAAAATATGCTTCTGAGTGCAAGAACATGCAACATGTGGTTTGCATCTTAAAGAAGTTGAATATTTTCTGTGAAATGTAGAGATTTACCGGGATCCTGACATCGAGTTTCTCAAGTCCATTCCTTCCAGTAATCTTCAATCTCAGCGTACGAGACCACATTCCAGACTGACGACTTCTATCACCTGAATTGAAGTTATCATAGACATAAGGAGTTACCACTTCAACAACCGGGTCACTCGGATCATCTGCCCTTTGGCTTTGCTCAGGTCTTTCTGCAGTTGTCAGCCTTGTATTATAAGCACTGCTTATTCCGGGGGAATATACTGTGCCTAAAAACCAGCAGACGTCAAAAAGGTTCTACCAAGAAATGAGATTTCAGATGTTCAGTGTTCACCTCTTTGATATGATGGTTGAGAAGGACTAATGCTGTATCTCTTTTCTTCTTCATAATAATCATTAAAGCCCAGTGTGTCCTTGATTTCATCAAACGATGGCAGGCTCCCAGGAGGAGGGACACGACCACTCTTTATGGCAGCAAGAGCATCCTGTATATTTTGAGGTACTTGCTCATTACTTGAGTAATTTATTTAATCTTTGGTATATAGATCATATAAGCTTGGCTGGTTGAAGCATAGAAGACAGCAGTTATTGCAAATCTAATCAAGATCAGGACAATGTGTAACAGACCATGTACCTAACCATACCAAGGCTCTCCAGTGGTTGATTTACTATTGGCATCATGGTCCAATACACCTCCCAACCAATAACTTGGAATTCAAAGATCATGTGGCACAAGAAATGTTTGAACTCTAGTCAATAGTAGCAGATCCATGTGGTCCCATAAATCATCAGAATCTTTCCTCACTTCAACTTGGAACTAATTAAGGTGTCAATTTCTTCCATATTCCAACACAGTTTATAACCATTGCCTAGTAGGCAGCATATGAGACCCATAACCCAGTGGTGTATGATGTAACTCCTAAGCTTTGCCTAATAGCAAGCATATGAGACTCATAACTCAGTGGTGTGTGATGTCCCTCTTGCTATACATGTCTAGCACTGTGTCTACTTCGGAACTATTAGTCATGACCCAACTTGAGAGGCCACTAACCCAATAACCCAAAGGGGCATAAAACTAGGTGGCCTAGAAATACAAAGTCCAAGTTATTGATCCATCTTAGTCTATATAGTGTCATAATCCCTCAATTCACTTCTGAAGTGGGAGTAACCAAGATTACATGTTTCATCATGTCATGTTAAAGTCATACAAGTAGGTGAAATCATGCCAATACCATAGTGATCAAATTGTATATGTCAAGTTTGTCCTGCAAGCAAGtcaaatcttgttgaaaatggtttgatGGTGTCATCCTTGTCATTATTCAACATAACCTCTTATTATATAGCTATATGGATTAAGTTGTGCCACACATGTAGAATGTTGGGTGATTTTGCATCTGAATTTTGACACAATTGTTAAATGGGTTGGACTTGTATTGAGAATATTGTATTACTATATAGTATATACATCTCAACCCAGTGCAGACATAATCCAACATGATCCATGTGACACCCCTGTTATTTATTTAACCCATAGATGTAGATTTTTGAGGATCCCTTGCTGAACTGATTTCCAAAGTCAATTTACTAGACTACAAATAATTAGGTATTGGTTAGTATTTTCTTAGATATGCCTCCACTGTAAGAACTACTGGAATTTTCATTTTCTCTATTGTACAACCAACGGCAAGTAGATGCATGGCCAAGCTTTCTAAACAAACAAGGGCTAAATGCTTCTATTGATAGAAGTTGGTATTTGTATGCCTTCAATATATACAATGAGTTATAGCTAGTTAGATTTTGCTTATGTAATGGTTGCTTAGATTAAACTTATTCACTCCCCTGTGtcaaagaaagaaaatgataaaacCCTGCCAGTTCAACCATGATATTAGGAATAATGCATGTAGCATAAATTCATGCCTGATACATTATTACATTTTAAGTGGTATATCAAACAGGTTCAGCATCACTAAATTTGCCAAAAGTAGATACCAGGAGTGCTAGAAGTAAATATTTTGGTGCCTTGTCACTCAAAGTAGATACCAAGAGTGCTACTTCTTTCTGAAAAATTATGTACCATAAATAAAGATACTTTCTCATGCAACAGAGATAGGCAAGATGTATTGACTATTCAAGATTCTTTGCAtccaacttcttgcattcatgcTAAATGAGAAAAGTGAAGATCTATAATGATCATGTTAAGATAGAGGTAGATCTGGGTTTTGATTAAAGCAATGTTACAAAAGACATCATTAAAGCATACAAAAGACACCATCACTGGAAATGAACTAAGACATCACCAGAAGTTAATACCAAAGACATGCACAAAGTAAGCACAACAGAAGCTAAGATCACCAGAAGCGGCACAGTAGAAAAAGTTGCTAACATTATAAACTCTTAAAACAATAAAGGAGCATACCTCCATTGCTCGGATTGATACTCCAATCAAAGATAACGGATAGCTTACAATTTTGAAACCAATCTCCTCAAGTTCAACAGGGTTCAGTATGGGAGTTTTCCCCCCACCTTCAAGCATGTTGGCCTGAAAAATTGGGAAAGAATATTGTAGTAAGGAACTTATGGTCCTAACAAGACTTTGAggtcacaataaataaataaaggcatATAAAGCTATCAATTTTGCTAATATAAAAATAAGCAAAAATTATGTATACCaatcaagaagaacaaaaaattttGAATGAGATATCCTGAAAATAATCTAGTGTCCATAAAATAATTATAAGAGTCTCAACAATGTGAACTAATTTCTAAGACAACGTATCGACAAGGGGACAAAATACAAAGCATAATAACAGCAAGAGGATACTGTTAGACTACCATTACCTTCATATGCACATGGAGGAGTTGACAAAAGAAAAGCCTATTTATAAAAAGAGTGGCATGGATAACCAATTTTTTATATGCACTTtctttataaaaagaaaagagaggcagGTTTtattacaaaaagaaaataatagagCAAAGCTTTAAGGAGGTTTTTCATCGGAAGGAAGAAAAAGGGTGTTAGATGTCAAGTATTAGGACAACACTTAACATGCTTGCCAGAAGTATCCATGGATTTCAGACACACTAACCATTGTTGTCAATGCCACATGCTGAGCAAATTAATTCACATTGGAGATCTGATTCACCTCAGACACACTACGATGATATGGAGAGTCTTTAAGGTAGTTTTGAGGCTACTGACATGCTCCAAAGGACTTTCAAGATGATTCAGGGGCTTCAAGTGGATATATACCTAAATGTACTTGCATCAGGCTTAGTGTCATTTGTTGTGCACTCTTAGAGTCCATTGCTTTTCTGCAGGACTCATAATAAACCGAGACATTCAAGAGCAGCTAGAAGTTGGTCCAATTCTGAGCTAAATTTAAGCTCAGTTTATAACTACTATGCAATAACAAACTATGCAATCATTAACTACTACTATTATCATCATCaagaccagtgatttaaaaagccctAGGCGCCATAAGGCACCAAGGTCTAAAAACGCCCGAGACGCtatatcacagacttagctggttttgcttaagtcgtgcggcacccttgcgtgtccgtccgcaaagatcagcctcctcgaaacctcccatggtcccttaggacctacaaaagagaaaacgggttaaagaaagcgcctcacttgggatccacaagcaaacatttcaggaaacacttcataaacgatgcaaattacaaacagactttacaagctatgaacggttgcacaacaaagggtcaaaatgatccactacagaccgaatatctctcacaagtgtccacatgacacaacctttatttacaagcctaagaaggccaccaaacccaactaaaatgagattgttaagccttcgaccgtccctctacatgctgtgcaaaacatgaacaagccaaaagacacggacatacataagtattacattaaacatcctgtttagaactttgtccatgacattctcccccacttattccttcgacgtcctcgtcgaagcctttgccgacactgtaactcctcgcctttgttgagtcttcaatcttctgctccagctgcaatgcgcctcttggctcccagctgctctccgctgctgtttttgagtagtcgaacctttgatccgctatgctgcttcaactcgccaatgactcggactctagtgtggggttggctgagttgtgctgatccttgttggttcctgcggatccatgagatgaaggaaaagaccatccttactatgcgccagtctctcaaatgtctcatgctgcttgaactgggtggatgcttgttggagctttaacgagcatcgcctcgcaaccatttgaagttttaggtccttcgtccacaaaatttgtccatcgactcttctttcacttagttgtcacttccaagtagattcgcatcacttccgctttcgattggcattttgttgggaaatgaagcggataatctactctcagtagcactgatcaccattggtgaggatttgacaactattatcttccattatcttcgaagggtctttgaccttgtgcagagctcctctgctggatagataagagaatttgggtactcggtttcgcccattctcttaagagttgagaaggcaatggttacttgacttcgctcgcctcctcaagggttgtactccatgcatcgagctggttactgaccttcgcctgctctttgctcacacttctgaagcacttgaagtgtttgcactccttgcattgagttagctactatgattcaccttctcaatgtcatcgaacttctggaatgcaggaagttttcaccccaacttggagtaagtctctaatagttttggtcgcctctgggattataccatcttctccatcaacccggccgcctactccattgagtagcaaaggtacagcactgcatactgcctgcttcgttccttggtcgtgcactcttgcacgacccgaagtccttcactttcggctatcttgatgagaagctcgacaCCGGtcgtacgaagttccttggcctctgcccttcagccttatctcggtacttggagtttgcctctgcatgcttcacctcctcggcccctttcacgaccaagctctctccctccatgagaacaaAGGATCAATGACTACACGGAAGTCCtatctctacggtaccatggcactgtcatgcccatggccctactatccatcgtctcgcatctgcatcccttttcttcacgatcagtagatatgtctctgtggcactcctccgagtccaccttcattctaaccgatgcttggttttgaATAGCTaaatccctctggactcatcgtcgcttcctcacccctttcgaccccctgcttcaacacctctgtgttctccaagcagctccctttggtcgatggaaagacggaCTGCAACTCCAATAGATGGCCTCTgcaatcatgttgtagggtttgcactgattctattctccttagtttccttggtagcaacgttcacttactcgaccttgtcctctgacttgtcgggctcccttaagcgaatatgggctctggagtagtccaactctccagctgcttcgatcatacctctgcatgatcaagtccctcccatgggactcactggtacttgcattcgaacattTTCctcggtggaacacaacccccatatgctaataaccaaggtttttatccgatgcaaaactCGATGCACgtatggaagacccgcctctgtggtaccatggccttcactccttgaatccatagcccttcttgccgtcgtgttgtttaccgaagtggagctcccaatagctcccgatcataactctgtatgatatagtccctcacgggactatgtcgtgtgtatcgcattgtcacgaactgttccaccacgatccgctacaccatgtcgcctcctagtgacatctccattgcattctaatcattgtgggatgaactctgaattgtgatccctccatgtgtggcctcaaccaatacatcgcagggtctcttccaccttcgattttgttcgctccttcggcaatcgaccttcatccacccgctcttgggtcacacctagatgaagcatcgctctaggacagtccgtcgcctagtagctcccgaagtccaccgacttcgttgaaaatggtgcgtcgttgtctggatcctgggcctctacccctaccagcacaatctccgctgcgcaccgcttccttcatggcaatttgaatggcaacactgtggcatattcttcaagagtacccgcctccacgtcctcttgccccgtgccaagaccttctaaacccaacttcgcctccgcaagttgagtcaccttagttcctctctcaaatgcttctccgagataaggtgcatgtgcccagaagctcccttcgtctttggcactatgcaagatgagtctgttccatcagaatgaaggaaccATGGAATAACattatcctgctcttgcctctgcaagagttcatgtccttgatctctgtccaaggaaagctctgtgcctccgctccatgttccatcttctatgtcggctcccttcatgcggcttgggtactttgccaagttacacccaagttgctccgcttcttgttttgcattgagttaacgGTGGCCCTCATGctcaccattccacgagtcagccctcccttgagtctgatctccatatcgactccaagtgtgccttcatttgtgttgctttgggtcgttcccccacttgatctcgtaatgcatccaccaatgcattctcttaagcgagatcatgcgacaactcctcgccgctcgctcggtccattgagcttcatggagttgtttttgaggtactactcctcaacatgtggggtctattgcacatgattctccctctggagagccgggacttatccctcctggatatctatcccgttggagcaacatctctcttcgttttggagaacaCCATCCCctaggactactccgatttgctgaacaaactatgcattgttctgcctcctgtaaacgcacttgctagattgcgactcaacGTGCCGCTGTACCACTCAAGGCctaagcaacatgctgaactcgctgcacacttcagcctcctacggacgtatccttctcatgccgaagagaaagttccaatgctccatggcgccgagttccgatggccttgggatggccgcgaacattccatcgtccgcatacaagcccttgcatgagtaccgaattcttcgagttagcaattcccctcacctctgtgagctttgcacaactctttcagtcgctgagcaactcattccaccttgtatggtctcatccttttccaagtgcctcgcttgccttgagcaccatcaagtgttgttgtcaacgtcgagccgtagctcgaactcagtcatcccaacctttgtgcgctacgcattcttccaagcttgcttgttctcgtggtgcctcttgcgcgaagggttggccattcctctgaatgccaatctcagatgcccgctcctccaagcgactcattttccctacatctccatgctcgttttcccccaaacgatcgcgtaTGCTAACTGTcctcaacgcagtcccgctaggtcccccacatttgcacgtcaagtgtttctatgagtgcttgtcctgctatgataccatctgtcacggacttagctggttttgcctaagtcgtgtggcacctttgcgtatccgtccgcaaaagtcaacctccctgaaacctcccatgttcccttaggacttacaaaaaagaaaacgggttaaagaaaacgcctcacttgggatccacaagcaaacatttccgaaaacacttcatagacaatacaaattaaaaacagactttacaagctttgaacggttgcacaacaaagggtcaaaatggtccactacagatcgaatatctctcacaagtgtccacatgacacaacctttattaacaagcctaagaaggccaccaaacccaactaaaatggagctgttaagccttcgaccatccctctatatgttgtgcaaagcattaacaaaccaaaagacacggacatacataagtattacattaaacatcctatttagaactttgtctgtgatagctaggcgctcgcccgagcgaagcgaggcactaaaatataaaaatatataatataattaataaatataattatttaaataaaaaatacgctattaaattaagaaaatcatgtacaaaatcacaatgtcacattaataaaaaatctcaaaaatcaaaacaataaaattttacatcaaatctattgagttgctctgtacacttgccatttattctgaaacctaacaataattttaaataaataaaaattaatagtattaaaattaaaataatatattattaactaataaataaaaatactattattagtatacaattaGGTATAATGAGAAGGGTGTGAGAAGACCAAGGCTGCTgaggcaacgacagcggtagcAAGCGACAGctggagtgggagcgggagcgacgagcgacggtggcagcgggagcggcgagcaacgattgtggcagcggcgagcagcgacagtggcagtagagagcagcgacagcggagaagaaatctcggtaGCAAAATCGTGAGTATTAGGGTTGGAGAAGTCGGGGAAATCGCAAGAGGGAGcatgatatcggtgatttagttggttcgattgaaccaactaaagcaccgaagaccaaccagacctaaaaatctagTTCGGTCGCAtgttttaacccaggcgctcaccTAAAGCGCCCGGTGCCTAAGCTCGGGAGAGCACtcaagcggcgcctctttgaagcgcgtcgcatggaaatgaagcgaggcgcttgggcctcgcctcacccgagcgcctaggcgagcacccgagcgcctattgtaATCACTGATCAAGACATGATTAATGATGATTCTTAGCCATATGATGTGATAGGCATTCATGACAACTTATGAGGAGCATTATCAaaagaaaacaagacaagctatcaGCAAAAACTACCATCTGGTGATTCCTACAACCTAAACCACTTGATTGAGTAATTATCTATAACATAGCATTGGAAGTCGAAAAGTATATGCCAGCAATAAAACTTACTTTTACACCATTTGCAGAATCTTGGATAAGTTAATCaccgaagaggaagaagatataAAGATCTTATATTATGTTGACAAATGTCTTATTGTTCTTAAAGGTAAGACTTACATGCACATGCATTATGAATTATTATACAAATAGGTCCTTTCATATTATCATCAGTACGTAAATTTACCAGTTTTGGAAGTAAAGGTGATATCTCGCAGAAGGCCTTCATCTCCTCTCTAGAAGCAAGTGCATC from Musa acuminata AAA Group cultivar baxijiao chromosome BXJ2-11, Cavendish_Baxijiao_AAA, whole genome shotgun sequence encodes:
- the LOC135627899 gene encoding probable adenylate kinase 7, mitochondrial — encoded protein: MAVICRLGTAVTRSLARRMIAAPPHRRSFSAVALADYWTEWEEEEEDKERFRHAMTAAEACGEREPGGVQWVFMGSPAAQRHVYATRVAKLLDVPYISMGSLVRQELNPSSCLYNQIVNAMNGGRLVPQEIVFGLLSKRLEEGYQRGETGFILDGIPRSRIQAEILDQIADINLVVNLKCTHCLVKQHFGTNICSHCGKAFDAINSESTSLSPCLVTRTRHDQLKSSAAVDMKDLRMEKFRLYSEQIQLLEEYYRKQKKLLDVQVTGGPAETWRGLLAALHLQHMDTATAQKLTV
- the LOC135627900 gene encoding uncharacterized protein LOC135627900 isoform X4; the encoded protein is MGLSSILLLQAPPIPSLSSSTHFCCHSSSLPPPCAISKLQRRPQLFPSASPPSRGWNLSRKRCALAARAAAGGSAAEALRRILESPGIHQGPACFDALSGRLVERAGFPLCFMSGFSVSAARLGLPDVGLISYGEMADQGRQITQAVSIPVIGDGDNGYGNSMNVKRTVKGFIQAGFAGIIIEDQANMLEGGGKTPILNPVELEEIGFKIVSYPLSLIGVSIRAMEDALAAIKSGRVPPPGSLPSFDEIKDTLGFNDYYEEEKRYSISPSQPSYQRGTVYSPGISSAYNTRLTTAERPEQSQRADDPSDPVVEVVTPYVYDNFNSGDRSRQSGMWSRTLRLKITGRNGLEKLDVRIPAGFLEGMAGVIPGLGGVNIMQMLEDASIEGGPESGKILLDFNDAMGDRIQVFVE